Proteins co-encoded in one Haloarcula pelagica genomic window:
- a CDS encoding TrmB family transcriptional regulator translates to MSDSRLTSRLEELGLTSYQAKAYVATVRSGKATPTDLVDASGVPQGRIYDVLYDLEEMGLVEIRSRGRGKEVIAPSPQDVLNDLKRRRIDELSETIDTLGSELRRVHDDTVDVSDDYVTMASREQTALRHIEQAIEAAEYWLVVATSPRIYRQIEPALRVALEDGVTVRLLMSGDASTAERTYPDRMSVRSRATADTVVAADRTYGIFGSNHPIQDTQRYLITQESNLVLLLQDYTETVWGASAVVRTGRTFPRRYLDPRRAITDLRSELDDGTRFRATIEGYHTDSHEPGTWEGVVEDYELQSEVEIDFSLAPPTVSSLTLSTAEETLTVGGWRATVEDVAATGIEITPIAE, encoded by the coding sequence ATGAGTGACAGCAGACTGACCAGCCGCCTCGAAGAACTCGGGCTGACATCCTACCAGGCGAAGGCGTACGTCGCCACCGTCCGCTCGGGGAAGGCGACCCCGACGGACCTCGTCGACGCCTCCGGCGTCCCGCAGGGCCGGATCTACGACGTGCTGTACGATCTCGAAGAGATGGGCCTGGTCGAGATCAGGTCCCGCGGGCGGGGGAAAGAGGTCATCGCGCCGTCGCCGCAGGATGTCCTGAACGACCTCAAACGACGGCGAATCGACGAACTGAGCGAGACGATCGACACGCTGGGGTCGGAACTGCGTCGGGTCCACGACGACACCGTCGACGTGTCCGACGACTACGTGACGATGGCGAGCCGCGAACAGACGGCGCTGCGGCACATCGAACAGGCGATCGAGGCCGCCGAGTACTGGCTCGTCGTCGCCACGTCACCACGGATCTACCGACAGATCGAACCGGCGCTCCGAGTGGCGCTCGAGGACGGCGTCACGGTCAGGCTCCTGATGAGCGGCGACGCGTCGACGGCCGAACGCACGTATCCCGATCGGATGTCGGTCCGGTCCCGCGCGACGGCAGACACGGTCGTGGCCGCCGACCGGACCTACGGGATCTTCGGGAGCAACCACCCGATACAGGACACGCAACGATACCTGATCACGCAGGAGTCGAACCTCGTCTTACTGCTGCAGGACTACACCGAGACCGTCTGGGGGGCGTCGGCCGTCGTCCGGACCGGACGGACGTTCCCGCGCCGGTATCTGGACCCGCGCCGAGCGATCACCGATCTCCGTTCCGAACTCGACGACGGGACTCGGTTCCGGGCGACGATCGAGGGGTACCACACCGACTCGCACGAACCCGGTACGTGGGAGGGCGTCGTCGAGGACTACGAACTCCAGAGCGAGGTCGAGATCGACTTCTCGTTGGCCCCGCCGACGGTCTCGTCGCTGACACTGTCGACCGCCGAAGAGACGCTCACCGTCGGCGGGTGGCGAGCGACCGTCGAGGATGTCGCGGCCACGGGCATCGAGATCACGCCGATCGCCGAGTGA
- a CDS encoding ABC transporter ATP-binding protein, translating to MVELALDGVTKRYDDAQGTETAVSDFSLTVEDELLVLLGPSGCGKTTTLRMIAGLETVTDGAIRIDGRDVTGLAPSDRSIAMVFQDYGLYTMMSVRENMAYGLKHSTDLSAAEREARVEEMAEMFDIAGLLDRSVTDLSGGQKQRVSLGRAMVREPDVFLLDEPLASLDAKLRSEMRTELQRLQSELDITTVYVTHDQKEAMTMADRIAVLDDGVLQQAGPPDRVYADPTNRFVADFLGTPSMNQLPAVLDRQDSDRYTARFPADDPTVPLAAVPSGVAVAPGTEVVVGIRPEDIDIDAQSPDGPVFEAEVVVTEYQGSDNFVHLLVGGTELTAVSPPTVKPEPGETVRLSVSPSDIYLFDAETGEAITTSGRSVPARERDA from the coding sequence ATGGTTGAACTCGCCCTCGACGGCGTCACCAAGCGCTACGACGACGCGCAGGGGACCGAAACCGCCGTCAGCGACTTCTCGCTGACCGTCGAGGACGAACTGCTCGTGTTGCTCGGTCCCTCCGGCTGTGGCAAGACGACGACGCTGCGGATGATCGCCGGGCTCGAAACCGTCACCGACGGGGCCATCCGCATCGACGGCCGCGACGTGACGGGACTGGCCCCCAGCGACCGATCGATCGCGATGGTCTTCCAGGACTACGGGCTCTACACGATGATGTCCGTCCGCGAGAACATGGCCTACGGGCTGAAACACTCCACGGACCTCTCGGCCGCCGAGCGGGAGGCACGCGTCGAGGAGATGGCCGAGATGTTCGACATCGCGGGCCTGCTGGACCGGTCGGTGACCGACCTCTCGGGCGGGCAGAAACAGCGGGTGTCGCTCGGCCGGGCGATGGTCCGGGAACCCGACGTGTTCCTCCTCGACGAACCGCTTGCCAGTCTCGACGCGAAGCTCCGGTCGGAGATGCGGACGGAGCTCCAGCGCCTCCAGTCGGAACTGGACATCACGACCGTCTACGTCACCCACGACCAGAAGGAGGCCATGACGATGGCCGACCGCATCGCCGTCCTCGACGACGGTGTCCTCCAGCAGGCGGGGCCGCCGGACCGGGTGTACGCGGACCCGACGAACCGCTTCGTCGCCGACTTCCTCGGGACCCCGTCGATGAACCAGCTCCCGGCGGTTCTCGACAGACAGGATAGCGACCGGTACACCGCCCGGTTCCCGGCCGACGACCCGACGGTCCCGCTCGCTGCCGTCCCGAGCGGGGTCGCGGTCGCTCCCGGCACCGAGGTCGTCGTCGGCATCCGCCCCGAGGACATCGACATTGACGCGCAGTCGCCCGATGGCCCGGTGTTCGAGGCGGAGGTCGTCGTCACGGAGTACCAGGGGAGCGACAACTTCGTCCACCTGCTGGTCGGTGGGACGGAACTGACCGCCGTCTCGCCGCCGACCGTCAAACCCGAGCCCGGCGAGACGGTCCGTCTCAGCGTCTCCCCGTCGGACATCTACCTCTTCGACGCCGAGACGGGCGAGGCGATCACCACCAGCGGCCGTTCGGTCCCGGCGCGCGAGCGGGACGCCTGA
- a CDS encoding ABC transporter ATP-binding protein: protein MAEHSHTPAADAAERTAIGAVGDAVGGNSVRLRGLTKRFDETLAVDGVDLDVDSGELLVLLGPSGCGKTTTLRMVAGLEPITDGTVTIGDRDVSRTVPQDRDVAMVFQSYALYPHKTVRENIRFPLRKTDLDDDAVGERIQSTAALLDIADLLEKRPAALSGGQRQRVAVGRALARNPSVLLMDEPLSNLDAKLRIQTRSELRDLQQQLGITTLYVTHDQEEAMSLADRIAVMNGGRIEQVGTPEEVYRRPDSEFVATFLGDPSMNVFDVTGGAGPVVDALTATKPSDARRVGIRPEDVYLAGDHTEAGPAERTPSVDCRVTVVEPIGRAYELTVETGGRTFDVRTRSVPADLDRGTPTAVTFDADAASYFDADGRRIR from the coding sequence ATGGCAGAGCACAGTCACACTCCCGCGGCGGACGCGGCCGAGCGCACCGCCATCGGCGCGGTCGGGGACGCCGTCGGCGGCAACTCGGTCCGACTGCGCGGGCTCACGAAACGGTTCGACGAGACGCTCGCGGTCGACGGCGTCGACCTCGATGTCGACAGCGGCGAACTCCTCGTGTTGCTCGGCCCCTCGGGCTGTGGCAAGACGACGACCCTGCGGATGGTCGCCGGCCTCGAACCGATCACCGATGGGACCGTCACGATCGGCGACCGGGACGTTTCCCGGACGGTCCCACAGGACCGCGACGTGGCGATGGTGTTCCAGAGCTACGCGCTGTATCCCCACAAGACGGTCCGGGAGAACATCCGGTTCCCGCTCCGGAAGACGGACCTCGACGACGACGCCGTCGGGGAGCGCATCCAGTCGACGGCCGCGCTGTTGGATATCGCGGACCTCCTGGAGAAACGACCCGCCGCGCTCTCGGGCGGCCAGCGCCAGCGAGTCGCGGTCGGACGGGCGCTCGCGCGGAACCCGTCGGTCCTGCTCATGGACGAACCGCTGTCGAACCTCGACGCGAAGCTCCGGATACAGACGCGCTCCGAACTCCGGGACCTCCAGCAACAGCTCGGGATCACGACACTCTACGTCACACACGACCAGGAGGAGGCGATGAGTCTCGCCGACCGCATCGCCGTGATGAACGGCGGCCGTATCGAGCAGGTCGGGACGCCCGAGGAGGTGTACCGCCGGCCCGACTCGGAGTTCGTCGCCACCTTCCTCGGGGATCCCTCGATGAACGTCTTCGACGTGACCGGCGGGGCCGGACCGGTCGTCGACGCACTCACCGCCACGAAACCGTCCGACGCACGGCGGGTGGGGATCAGACCCGAGGATGTCTACCTCGCTGGCGACCACACCGAGGCTGGACCCGCCGAGCGGACTCCCTCCGTCGACTGCCGGGTCACGGTGGTCGAGCCCATCGGTCGCGCCTACGAACTCACGGTCGAGACCGGTGGGCGGACCTTCGATGTCAGAACCCGGTCGGTCCCCGCGGACCTCGACCGCGGCACGCCGACGGCGGTGACGTTCGACGCGGACGCGGCCTCGTACTTCGACGCCGACGGGAGGCGGATCCGTTGA
- a CDS encoding carbohydrate ABC transporter permease has translation MILRIYAQVRSSLGVLKTGYDTDSRLGHLGFYLSLALTLLIALLPFYVMLITSLTPDAAIYSDDPSLLPGEVTLSQYSVLFTSETFAFTSYFFNSAIVALVTASFSLVVGVIGAYSFTRLEFPGNGLVRRGVVVVYMLSAITVVVPLFQLLARFGLVDTRLSLFITYTVSTLPLTLYMLWNYFESLPVEIEEAALLDGYSRVETIFRVVVPLSLPVLVAAFLFAFKIAWNEYIFASVFLKSQAKLTLPIGIEQMNSNFNNVWGQIMAASFLTTLPIIVMFLYLEQYMVKGLTAGAVEG, from the coding sequence ATGATCCTCCGGATCTACGCACAGGTCCGGTCGAGCCTCGGCGTCCTCAAGACGGGCTACGACACCGATAGCCGCCTCGGTCACCTGGGGTTTTATCTGAGCCTGGCGCTGACGCTCCTGATCGCGCTCCTCCCGTTCTACGTGATGCTCATCACGAGTCTCACCCCCGACGCCGCCATCTACTCCGACGACCCGTCGCTGCTGCCCGGCGAGGTGACGCTGTCGCAGTACTCCGTCCTGTTCACCTCGGAGACGTTCGCGTTCACGAGCTACTTCTTCAACAGCGCGATCGTCGCGCTGGTGACGGCGTCGTTCTCGCTCGTCGTCGGCGTCATCGGCGCGTACAGTTTCACGCGCCTGGAGTTCCCGGGCAACGGTCTCGTCCGGCGCGGAGTCGTCGTCGTCTACATGCTCTCGGCGATCACCGTCGTCGTCCCGCTGTTCCAGTTGCTCGCGCGGTTCGGCCTCGTCGACACCCGGCTGTCGCTGTTTATCACCTACACCGTGAGTACGCTCCCGCTCACGCTGTACATGCTCTGGAACTACTTCGAGAGCCTCCCGGTCGAGATCGAGGAGGCGGCGCTGCTGGACGGCTACTCCCGGGTCGAGACGATCTTTCGCGTGGTCGTTCCGCTGAGCCTCCCGGTGCTCGTCGCCGCCTTCCTCTTCGCGTTCAAGATCGCCTGGAACGAGTACATCTTCGCGTCGGTGTTTCTCAAATCACAGGCGAAGCTCACGCTCCCGATCGGTATCGAACAGATGAACAGCAACTTCAACAACGTCTGGGGACAGATCATGGCGGCGTCGTTTCTCACCACGCTGCCGATCATCGTGATGTTCCTGTATCTCGAACAGTACATGGTCAAAGGGCTAACGGCCGGGGCGGTAGAGGGGTAA
- a CDS encoding carbohydrate ABC transporter permease — MTGLDQYFESPAEQREALLGIGLILPAVLLIGAVILYPIGYNVYLSFTTVPLNPDRAPTWVGLENYVGLLSSTRFWSAFSTTLVFTVGSTVLSTVAGLVVAILFNREFRGRRLARGLVLLPHVTPIIAVAFVWQFMLSPLWGAIPNMLAEWGLYSNSTGLLAQSSTALPMVIVFSAWRNFPFAFLLIVARLQAIPESMYEAARIDGAGPLAQFKDITLPELRGTITIVVLLRFIWEFNAFAQVWLLTRQVLTLPIFAYQTAFANFEQGTGAAISLLLFLVQAMFVVGFVTLFGEDKI; from the coding sequence GTGACCGGTCTCGATCAGTACTTCGAGTCCCCGGCAGAGCAGCGGGAGGCCCTCCTCGGCATCGGGTTGATCCTGCCGGCGGTCCTCCTCATCGGCGCCGTCATCCTCTATCCGATCGGCTACAACGTCTATCTCAGTTTCACCACTGTCCCGCTGAACCCGGACAGGGCGCCGACGTGGGTCGGGCTCGAAAACTACGTCGGACTGTTGTCCAGTACCCGGTTCTGGTCGGCGTTCTCGACGACGCTCGTGTTCACTGTCGGCAGTACCGTCCTCTCGACGGTCGCCGGACTGGTCGTCGCGATCCTGTTCAACCGGGAGTTCCGCGGGCGGCGACTCGCTCGCGGACTCGTCTTGTTGCCACACGTCACGCCGATCATCGCCGTCGCGTTCGTCTGGCAGTTCATGCTCAGCCCGCTCTGGGGCGCGATCCCGAACATGCTCGCCGAGTGGGGGCTGTACAGCAACAGCACTGGCCTGCTGGCACAGAGTTCCACGGCGCTTCCCATGGTTATCGTCTTCTCGGCGTGGCGGAACTTCCCGTTCGCGTTCCTCCTCATCGTCGCCCGGCTCCAGGCCATCCCCGAATCGATGTACGAGGCGGCACGGATCGACGGGGCGGGGCCGCTGGCACAGTTCAAAGACATCACCCTCCCGGAGCTACGCGGGACGATCACGATCGTCGTCCTGTTGCGGTTCATCTGGGAGTTCAACGCCTTCGCGCAGGTCTGGCTCCTCACGCGACAGGTGCTCACACTGCCGATCTTCGCCTACCAGACCGCCTTCGCCAACTTCGAGCAGGGGACCGGCGCGGCGATCTCGCTGCTCCTCTTTCTCGTCCAGGCGATGTTCGTCGTCGGGTTCGTCACGCTGTTCGGGGAGGACAAGATATGA
- a CDS encoding ABC transporter substrate-binding protein, with product MPPHDNTRHDRAAGTERQSLSRRRLLELGSIAAAAGLAGCGGDGGSGDGGSGDGGSGDGGSGDGGSGDGGSGGGGEETASEIGYWNIHNGDDFREPINTIVSDFEDSAGTTVNTRYVDNDDISEQLSSAVASDTLPNVGLLAIQTIQRLGADGTLSAESTTSVVDEIGEDDFRDGPLQFMSDGDGGYYGVPADAWVQGIWYRKSAFEEEGLEPPVTWDAILTAAQAFHDPDNNTYGIGFGTQVDAYARQCFTQFARSNDARVVDADANVVFDSQEMVETLEYYQQLSQYTPGSVTFNDTRSLYGNRQEHMFLYSSYLLPDLLADEGEEMVADTGLAPATEKQRRSTYGQVLGHCIFDDTDARLTASEDLVNHVMSGDSYVNWVHTQPGGTMPVLQSTSESDAYRDNETLSAWSDTISQISSALGNMERFDVVDGTLVPEFGQISSQSLVAEAVNRVCISGDDPETVATEQAEKMRNALE from the coding sequence ATGCCTCCGCATGATAACACGCGGCACGATCGGGCGGCGGGAACAGAGCGACAGTCGCTGAGTCGGCGACGGCTCCTCGAACTCGGGAGTATCGCTGCTGCGGCCGGGCTGGCCGGTTGTGGCGGCGACGGCGGTAGCGGCGATGGCGGCAGTGGTGACGGCGGCAGCGGTGACGGCGGCAGTGGCGACGGCGGCAGCGGTGACGGCGGGAGCGGCGGTGGCGGAGAAGAGACCGCGAGCGAGATCGGCTACTGGAACATCCACAACGGCGACGACTTCCGGGAACCGATCAACACCATCGTCAGCGACTTCGAGGACAGCGCCGGCACGACCGTCAACACCCGGTACGTCGACAACGACGACATCTCCGAACAGCTGTCCAGCGCGGTCGCGTCGGACACCCTGCCGAACGTGGGGCTGCTCGCGATCCAGACGATCCAGCGCCTCGGTGCCGACGGCACGCTCTCCGCGGAGAGCACGACATCGGTCGTCGACGAGATCGGCGAGGACGACTTCCGGGACGGCCCGTTGCAGTTCATGAGCGACGGTGACGGCGGGTACTACGGCGTCCCGGCGGACGCGTGGGTCCAGGGCATCTGGTACCGCAAGAGCGCGTTCGAGGAGGAGGGGCTCGAACCGCCCGTGACGTGGGACGCCATCCTCACGGCGGCCCAGGCGTTCCACGATCCGGACAACAACACGTACGGTATCGGGTTCGGAACCCAGGTCGACGCGTACGCACGCCAGTGTTTCACGCAGTTCGCCCGGTCGAACGACGCGCGGGTCGTCGACGCAGACGCGAACGTCGTCTTCGACTCCCAGGAGATGGTCGAGACGCTGGAGTACTACCAGCAACTGAGCCAGTACACGCCGGGTTCGGTCACATTCAACGACACGCGGAGCCTCTACGGGAACCGGCAGGAACACATGTTCCTCTACTCGTCGTACCTGCTCCCGGACCTGCTGGCCGACGAGGGCGAGGAGATGGTCGCCGACACGGGGCTCGCACCGGCGACCGAGAAACAGCGACGCAGCACGTACGGGCAGGTGCTCGGACACTGCATCTTCGACGACACCGACGCCAGACTCACTGCGTCGGAGGACTTAGTCAACCACGTCATGAGCGGCGACTCCTACGTCAACTGGGTGCACACCCAGCCCGGCGGCACGATGCCGGTCCTGCAGTCGACCTCCGAGAGCGACGCGTACCGCGACAACGAGACGCTCTCGGCCTGGAGCGATACCATCAGCCAGATCTCGTCGGCGCTGGGGAACATGGAGCGGTTCGACGTGGTCGACGGCACGCTCGTTCCGGAGTTCGGCCAGATATCCAGCCAATCGCTGGTCGCGGAGGCGGTCAACCGGGTCTGTATCAGCGGCGACGACCCCGAGACCGTCGCGACCGAACAGGCAGAGAAGATGCGTAACGCGCTCGAATGA
- a CDS encoding glycogen debranching N-terminal domain-containing protein: MTQETLVDGYTYLVFPTATHADITAGDTGGLYDRDTRYLSELSCDVATGTLTRLQSTLVSPRSRTETFVPAATGVNTMTGTGEVAKHTDRSFTRRLSVTEGHGAVQTITVRNHSPDPESVELRLGFEADFADVFEVRGFEADINRTVETRIAEDTVHKSYSFTHGDADTRYATTVAFDPAPTSLTDDEARFSLGVEPRDTATVTTRIGLDDALPSAETASGDTDRVDIPAVPTADDELAGVVEQAAADLRALTTDTEYGRVPLAGTPWFAAPFGRDALITAYQALPVAPELAAGTLRYLAAHQGQRTDDRREEEPGKIFHEQRQGELAARGLVPHTPYYGTIDATPLWVLLLAETCDWRGTPALAADLAESLRAALDWVYETSTSGPDDPFLYYTATGTALAHRAWKDTTASVRFADGTTADGPLAVAEVQGYAAAALRRGSSLLGRIARHEASADVSTDRCVEYRDRASAIERRFDDQFWLPDRSFYGLAKTGAGDIVDAVTSNVGHCLWTGLVPEARAGAVVETLQQPELADSWGIRTMSATDAGYSPVSYHAGGVWPHDTSLVAVGLGRYGYGDVAERIGRHVLVAGARTRHERLPELYCGFDRETAPTPYPATCVPQAWGAGAPFALLRAAFGLSPADDGTVVSTRSSSLFPERALDPVRDRWGGVERRR, encoded by the coding sequence ATGACCCAGGAGACGCTCGTCGACGGGTACACGTACCTGGTGTTCCCGACCGCCACCCACGCCGACATCACCGCCGGTGACACTGGCGGGCTGTACGACCGTGACACGCGGTACCTCTCTGAGCTGTCCTGTGACGTTGCGACGGGAACGCTGACGCGGCTCCAGTCGACGCTGGTCTCGCCGCGGAGCCGAACCGAGACGTTCGTGCCGGCCGCGACCGGGGTGAACACGATGACCGGCACCGGGGAAGTCGCGAAACACACGGACCGGTCGTTCACGCGCCGCCTCAGCGTGACCGAGGGACACGGTGCGGTCCAGACGATCACCGTCCGCAACCACTCGCCCGACCCCGAGTCGGTGGAGTTGCGACTCGGGTTCGAGGCCGACTTCGCCGACGTGTTCGAGGTCCGCGGGTTCGAGGCCGACATCAACCGGACGGTCGAGACCCGCATCGCCGAGGACACCGTCCACAAGAGCTACTCGTTCACACACGGCGACGCGGACACGAGGTACGCGACGACGGTCGCGTTCGACCCCGCGCCCACGAGCCTGACCGACGACGAGGCGCGGTTCTCCCTCGGCGTCGAGCCCCGGGACACCGCGACCGTGACGACCCGGATCGGCCTCGACGACGCCCTTCCCTCGGCGGAGACGGCGTCGGGCGACACGGACCGCGTCGACATCCCCGCCGTCCCCACGGCCGACGACGAACTCGCTGGCGTGGTCGAACAGGCCGCGGCGGACCTCCGCGCCCTGACCACCGACACCGAGTACGGCCGCGTCCCGCTGGCCGGGACGCCGTGGTTCGCCGCCCCCTTCGGTCGGGACGCGCTCATCACGGCGTATCAGGCGCTCCCGGTCGCCCCGGAACTGGCGGCCGGGACCTTGCGGTATCTCGCGGCACACCAGGGCCAGCGGACCGACGACCGCCGTGAAGAGGAACCGGGGAAGATCTTTCACGAGCAGCGCCAGGGGGAGCTCGCGGCTCGCGGACTCGTGCCACACACGCCGTACTACGGCACGATCGACGCGACGCCGCTGTGGGTCCTCCTGCTGGCCGAGACCTGCGACTGGCGGGGGACCCCGGCGTTGGCCGCCGACCTCGCCGAGTCGTTGCGGGCGGCCCTCGACTGGGTGTACGAGACGAGTACGTCGGGGCCCGACGACCCGTTTCTCTACTACACGGCCACCGGCACCGCCCTGGCACACAGGGCCTGGAAGGACACGACCGCAAGCGTCCGGTTCGCCGACGGGACGACCGCCGACGGGCCCCTCGCCGTCGCGGAGGTACAGGGCTACGCCGCAGCCGCTCTCCGGCGCGGGAGTTCGCTCCTGGGCCGGATCGCCCGTCACGAGGCTTCCGCCGACGTATCGACGGACCGGTGCGTGGAGTACCGCGACCGGGCCAGCGCCATCGAACGGCGCTTCGACGACCAGTTCTGGCTCCCCGACCGCTCGTTCTACGGCCTCGCGAAGACCGGCGCGGGCGATATCGTCGACGCGGTGACCTCGAACGTCGGCCACTGTCTGTGGACCGGTCTCGTCCCGGAAGCCAGAGCCGGGGCGGTCGTCGAGACGCTCCAACAGCCTGAGCTGGCCGATAGCTGGGGGATCCGAACGATGAGCGCCACCGACGCCGGCTACAGTCCCGTGTCGTACCACGCCGGGGGCGTCTGGCCACACGACACGTCGCTGGTCGCCGTCGGACTCGGCCGCTACGGCTACGGCGATGTCGCGGAACGGATCGGCCGGCACGTCCTCGTCGCCGGCGCACGGACGCGACACGAACGCCTCCCGGAGCTGTACTGTGGCTTCGACCGCGAGACCGCCCCGACGCCGTACCCAGCGACCTGTGTCCCACAGGCGTGGGGCGCCGGCGCACCGTTCGCACTGCTCCGGGCGGCGTTCGGACTCAGCCCGGCCGACGACGGGACCGTCGTCTCGACCCGGTCGTCGTCGCTGTTCCCGGAGCGCGCGCTCGACCCCGTACGCGACCGCTGGGGCGGCGTCGAGCGGCGACGGTAG
- a CDS encoding DUF5814 domain-containing protein: MAITDKIYVKNHQQLASQLETSFPKGAFSGATLDILFQGEGLVKLDDATRDRVLDFAEDFMDCECQGAPHCGCPERKFVAYLLELREQGMGPDAIVDVMTDDYMLYAYPGDILSFLDDSVRTLEAVETLADVEGENEVADETRNRRQRLL, translated from the coding sequence GTGGCCATCACCGACAAGATCTACGTCAAGAACCACCAGCAACTCGCCTCCCAGTTAGAGACGAGTTTCCCGAAAGGGGCCTTCAGCGGCGCGACGCTCGACATCCTCTTCCAGGGGGAGGGGCTGGTCAAACTCGACGACGCGACCCGGGATCGGGTGCTGGATTTCGCCGAGGACTTCATGGACTGTGAGTGCCAGGGGGCGCCCCACTGTGGCTGTCCGGAGCGGAAGTTCGTCGCGTACCTCCTGGAACTGCGCGAACAGGGGATGGGACCGGACGCGATCGTCGACGTGATGACCGACGACTACATGCTCTATGCCTACCCCGGCGATATCCTCTCCTTTCTCGACGACTCCGTCCGGACGCTCGAAGCGGTCGAGACGCTGGCGGATGTCGAGGGAGAGAACGAGGTCGCAGACGAAACACGCAACCGCCGCCAGCGGTTGTTATAG
- a CDS encoding CopG family transcriptional regulator, whose translation MGNKNKTISFRVSEDKFETLREIAEERDISLSAVFRDYVDTLVAHDGQVKVAPEHELEAAAEESSTESFPPKVEVPKSFVREHERLELEAEHLREQLEEHKRYVTKLRQQLDQMDQDEVIHLEDLDDEEEDDAASYRIGSFEEL comes from the coding sequence ATGGGCAACAAAAACAAGACGATCTCCTTCCGCGTGAGCGAGGACAAGTTCGAGACGCTCCGCGAGATCGCCGAGGAGCGCGACATCTCGCTTTCCGCGGTGTTCCGGGACTACGTCGACACGCTGGTCGCCCACGACGGCCAGGTGAAAGTCGCCCCCGAGCACGAACTGGAAGCGGCCGCCGAAGAGTCCAGCACCGAGAGCTTCCCGCCGAAGGTCGAGGTCCCGAAGAGCTTCGTCCGGGAACACGAACGGCTGGAACTGGAGGCCGAACACCTCCGCGAGCAACTCGAAGAACACAAACGCTACGTCACGAAACTCCGCCAGCAACTCGATCAGATGGACCAGGACGAGGTGATCCACCTCGAAGACCTGGACGACGAGGAGGAAGACGACGCCGCGTCCTACCGGATCGGCAGTTTCGAAGAGCTATAA
- a CDS encoding VOC family protein, protein MDATAHHYAITVEDLERSIEFYRDSLGLDVLSRFSVGGEAFATGVGVDGASAEFAHLDAGDARLELVSYDPEGDQRPAPRLNEPGATHLGLEVDDLAAVADELPADVETLSEPQTTESGTAILFVVDPEGNLVELLEP, encoded by the coding sequence ATGGACGCGACAGCACACCACTACGCGATCACCGTCGAGGACCTCGAACGCTCGATCGAGTTCTACCGGGACAGTCTCGGCCTGGACGTTCTCTCCCGCTTTTCCGTCGGCGGTGAGGCCTTCGCCACCGGGGTCGGCGTCGACGGCGCCAGCGCCGAGTTCGCGCATCTAGACGCCGGCGACGCCCGTCTGGAGCTGGTCAGCTACGATCCCGAAGGCGATCAGCGACCGGCGCCACGGCTCAACGAACCGGGCGCGACACACCTGGGGCTGGAAGTCGACGATCTCGCCGCCGTCGCCGACGAACTCCCGGCCGATGTCGAGACGCTCAGCGAGCCACAGACGACCGAGAGCGGGACGGCGATTCTCTTCGTCGTCGACCCCGAGGGGAACCTGGTCGAACTGCTCGAACCCTGA
- a CDS encoding alpha/beta hydrolase → MDTATLRTADGLSIRVAQHLADADAVGTVLLAHGITQDMDEGGMFVRLADRLTTAGFDVVRFTYRGHGDSDGESAGVTIGGELLDFEAAFEHTVTEFDGPYFVVAKSFGAVSTCLSLDRYAEDIAGVALWNPVLDIEGTFLDPSVEWGRHHFTGERLETLYADGALPLDEEFSMGRVLYEELHRYAPGERFVESTVPALVVHGTADEIVPYDDTRRVARRKGAAFHTIEDADHGFVRPGERPADEDREQDRRTVEWLTARTSD, encoded by the coding sequence ATGGACACGGCTACTCTCCGGACAGCCGACGGCCTCTCGATACGTGTCGCACAGCATCTGGCCGACGCTGACGCCGTCGGTACCGTACTGCTCGCACACGGCATCACCCAGGACATGGACGAAGGGGGGATGTTCGTAAGACTCGCCGACAGGCTCACGACGGCCGGATTCGACGTGGTCCGGTTCACCTACCGCGGCCACGGCGACAGCGACGGCGAGTCGGCGGGCGTGACTATCGGCGGGGAGTTGCTGGACTTCGAGGCGGCCTTCGAACACACCGTCACCGAGTTCGACGGCCCCTACTTCGTCGTCGCCAAGAGCTTCGGCGCGGTGTCGACGTGCCTCTCGCTCGATCGGTACGCCGAGGATATCGCCGGCGTCGCCCTCTGGAACCCGGTCCTGGACATCGAGGGAACGTTCCTCGATCCGAGCGTCGAGTGGGGCAGGCATCACTTCACGGGCGAGCGGCTGGAGACGCTCTACGCCGACGGTGCGCTCCCGCTCGACGAGGAGTTCAGCATGGGCCGGGTCCTCTACGAGGAACTCCACCGATACGCGCCGGGCGAGCGGTTCGTCGAGAGTACCGTCCCCGCGCTGGTCGTCCACGGCACCGCCGACGAGATCGTCCCGTACGACGACACGCGACGGGTGGCTCGACGAAAGGGCGCTGCGTTCCACACGATCGAGGACGCCGATCACGGATTCGTCAGGCCGGGCGAGCGTCCCGCGGACGAGGACAGGGAACAGGACAGACGAACGGTCGAGTGGCTCACGGCCCGGACGAGCGACTGA